In one window of Azoarcus olearius DNA:
- a CDS encoding DUF4149 domain-containing protein codes for MRTVAADVATVLIVLWVGAMWAIGYLVAPVLFASLPDRMLAGEVAGRLFHLLGWGGLAIGGYLLIFLGVAHRCRGAARRVAVLVSLLLLMAAAQHFALQPRMAALKLEAGGDVLSGVQRDSFARLHAVSGVLYLMQSLGGVVLVLLWRRLPASQLR; via the coding sequence ATGAGGACGGTCGCGGCCGATGTTGCTACTGTCCTGATCGTCCTGTGGGTCGGCGCGATGTGGGCGATCGGCTACCTGGTCGCGCCGGTATTGTTTGCATCCTTGCCAGACCGGATGCTGGCGGGTGAAGTGGCGGGGCGCCTGTTTCACCTGTTGGGGTGGGGCGGGCTGGCCATCGGCGGCTATCTGCTGATCTTTCTGGGTGTTGCGCACCGCTGTCGGGGCGCGGCCAGGCGGGTTGCCGTGCTTGTATCGCTGCTGCTGTTGATGGCGGCCGCGCAGCACTTTGCTCTGCAACCGCGGATGGCGGCGCTCAAGCTTGAAGCCGGTGGGGACGTTCTTTCGGGCGTGCAGCGCGATTCGTTTGCCCGGCTCCATGCGGTGTCGGGCGTGCTGTACCTGATGCAGAGCCTCGGTGGCGTGGTGCTGGTGCTGCTGTGGCGCCGGCTGCCGGCCTCGCAGCTCCGGTGA
- a CDS encoding YhbY family RNA-binding protein: MIQLTPARRRELRASAHHLNPVVTVAGNGLAPAVVAELERALQAHELIKVRVQGTERDQREALMVELCDKLGAAAVQHIGNILVVWRERREEERSRTAGEATKRAPRAATAKSAAAFAASARRAALSKAAAEKRRAPSRTPGGRTLGGLGRNR, encoded by the coding sequence ATGATCCAGCTCACGCCCGCCCGGCGCCGCGAACTGCGCGCCAGCGCCCACCACCTCAATCCGGTTGTCACGGTAGCCGGCAATGGCCTTGCGCCCGCCGTCGTTGCAGAACTCGAGCGCGCACTTCAAGCGCACGAACTGATCAAGGTCCGCGTCCAGGGCACCGAACGCGACCAACGCGAAGCCTTGATGGTGGAATTGTGCGACAAGCTCGGTGCGGCCGCCGTCCAGCATATCGGAAACATCCTCGTCGTCTGGCGCGAACGCCGCGAGGAGGAGCGTTCCAGGACGGCAGGCGAGGCCACCAAGCGGGCACCCCGAGCCGCGACGGCCAAGTCTGCGGCTGCCTTCGCGGCGTCTGCCCGGCGCGCCGCCCTTTCGAAAGCCGCCGCGGAAAAACGCCGCGCCCCAAGTCGCACACCCGGCGGAAGAACGCTGGGCGGCTTGGGTCGAAATCGCTGA
- the greA gene encoding transcription elongation factor GreA encodes MNKTPLTIAGAEKLRLELHRLKTVDRPNVIAAIAEARSHGDLSENAEYDAAKERQGFIEGRIAEVEGKLANAQIIDPTLLDADGRCVFGATVELEDMDSGQVVTYQIVGEDEADIKEFKISVSSPIARALIGKYAGDIAEVQAPGGIREYEIIDVRYI; translated from the coding sequence ATGAACAAGACCCCACTGACCATTGCCGGCGCCGAGAAGTTGCGTCTGGAACTGCATCGACTGAAGACCGTCGATCGTCCTAACGTGATCGCCGCGATCGCGGAAGCCCGTTCGCACGGCGACCTCTCTGAGAACGCCGAATACGACGCCGCGAAGGAGCGCCAGGGCTTCATCGAGGGCCGGATCGCGGAGGTGGAGGGCAAGCTCGCGAACGCGCAGATCATCGACCCGACCTTGCTCGATGCCGACGGTCGGTGCGTTTTCGGTGCCACCGTCGAACTGGAGGACATGGACTCGGGCCAGGTCGTGACCTACCAGATCGTCGGCGAGGACGAGGCGGACATCAAGGAGTTCAAGATCTCCGTCAGCTCGCCGATTGCCCGCGCGTTGATCGGCAAGTACGCGGGTGATATTGCCGAGGTGCAGGCGCCGGGCGGCATCCGCGAGTACGAGATCATCGACGTCCGCTACATCTGA
- the glmM gene encoding phosphoglucosamine mutase, translating into MARKYFGTDGVRGRVGELPITPEFVMRLGYAAGVTLVAREHLPAGERPAILIGKDTRVSGYMLEAALQAGFAAAGVDVLLAGPIPTPAVAYLTRALRLQAGVVISASHNPFYDNGIKFFSAGGAKLPDAVEAEIEERIGEPMGCAESARLGRARRIGDAAGRYIEFCKSSFPNELDLRGLRIALDCAHGAAYHIAPNVFHELGAEVISVGVDPNGLNINDGVGATRPENLRQAVLSHGADLGIALDGDGDRLIMVDRQGEIYDGDKLLYVIASARAAEGRLDGVVGTLMSNLGFEHALERRGVAFARAKVGDRYVLEMLHERGWKIGGENSGHIICLDCHTTGDGIISALQVLAALKHREMSLSEACKDLVFYPQRLINVRLPAGFDWKADARIAQTAADAERTLGDTGRVLLRPSGTEPLLRVMVEGRDEQLVESLARGIAGAVELAVAG; encoded by the coding sequence ATGGCGCGGAAGTACTTCGGGACCGACGGGGTCCGTGGACGGGTTGGCGAGTTGCCCATCACGCCCGAGTTCGTGATGCGCCTCGGCTATGCTGCGGGTGTGACGCTGGTCGCGCGCGAACACCTGCCGGCAGGCGAACGGCCGGCAATCCTGATCGGCAAAGACACCCGCGTGTCAGGCTACATGCTGGAGGCGGCTTTGCAGGCGGGATTCGCTGCTGCCGGCGTGGATGTCCTGCTTGCCGGCCCGATTCCGACGCCGGCGGTGGCCTATCTCACACGTGCCCTTCGTCTTCAGGCGGGCGTGGTGATCTCCGCCTCGCACAACCCGTTCTACGATAACGGGATCAAGTTCTTTTCCGCGGGTGGGGCCAAGCTGCCCGACGCCGTGGAAGCCGAAATCGAAGAGCGCATCGGCGAGCCCATGGGATGTGCCGAATCGGCGCGGCTCGGGCGTGCGCGTCGGATTGGCGACGCCGCAGGTCGTTATATCGAATTCTGCAAGAGCAGTTTTCCCAACGAACTCGATCTGCGCGGCCTGCGCATTGCGCTCGATTGCGCACACGGTGCGGCCTATCACATTGCCCCCAACGTCTTCCACGAACTGGGCGCGGAAGTCATATCGGTGGGGGTGGACCCGAACGGGCTCAACATCAACGACGGTGTGGGAGCAACACGTCCGGAGAATCTGCGCCAGGCGGTCCTGTCGCACGGCGCCGATCTCGGCATCGCGCTTGATGGGGACGGAGACCGCCTGATCATGGTGGACCGCCAGGGCGAAATCTACGATGGCGACAAGCTGTTGTACGTCATCGCAAGCGCGCGCGCTGCGGAAGGTCGGCTGGATGGCGTGGTTGGAACGCTGATGAGCAATCTCGGCTTCGAGCATGCGCTTGAACGTCGCGGTGTTGCGTTCGCCCGTGCCAAAGTGGGGGACCGCTATGTGCTCGAGATGCTCCACGAGCGCGGGTGGAAGATCGGCGGGGAGAATTCGGGCCACATCATCTGTCTCGACTGCCACACGACGGGCGACGGGATCATATCCGCACTGCAGGTGCTCGCGGCGCTCAAGCACAGGGAGATGTCACTGTCCGAGGCGTGCAAGGATCTCGTGTTCTACCCGCAGCGGCTGATCAACGTGCGCTTGCCCGCCGGCTTCGACTGGAAGGCCGACGCACGAATCGCGCAGACCGCTGCCGACGCCGAGCGCACGCTGGGCGACACCGGCCGCGTGCTGTTGAGGCCATCGGGTACGGAACCGTTGTTGCGGGTGATGGTGGAAGGCCGGGATGAGCAACTGGTGGAAAGCCTGGCACGGGGCATTGCGGGTGCGGTGGAGCTGGCTGTGGCGGGGTAG
- the ftsH gene encoding ATP-dependent zinc metalloprotease FtsH has protein sequence MNNLFKNLAIWMVIGVVLMTVFNQFNARQAAPNTMEYSQFMEEAKAGRISKVVVDGRVVKATTQEGRSLTIYTPGNQDLWMVSDLMRFGVAVSAAKPEEEQSFLTSIFVSWFPMLLLIGVWIFFMRQMQGGGKGGAFSFGKSKARMLDESANSVTFADVAGCDEAKEEVAELVEFLRDPSKFQKLGGRIPKGVLMVGSPGTGKTLLAKAIAGEAKVPFFSISGSDFVEMFVGVGAARVRDMFEQAKKHAPCIIFIDEIDAVGRQRGAGMGGGNDEREQTLNQLLVEMDGFEGQTGVIVIAATNRPDVLDPALLRPGRFDRQVVVSLPDIRGREQILKVHMRKVPIAPDVDPQVLARGTPGFAGADLANLVNEAALFAARSNKRLVDMEDFERAKDKIMMGAERRSVVMPEEERRNTAYHESGHAVVAKLLDRTDPVHKVTIIPRGRALGVTMQLPTEDRYSQDRERLLQTITVLFGGRIAEEIFMKQMTTGASNDFQRATDLARRMVTQWGMSDTLGPMVYGEEEGEIFLGRQVTTHRNVSEATMQKVDAEIRRIVDQQYALARRLIEENSDKVEAMTRALLEWETIDAEQVSDIMAGRPPRAPKPASPPLPRSRDDSPGAAPTAAAPAA, from the coding sequence TTGAACAATCTCTTCAAGAATCTCGCGATCTGGATGGTCATCGGCGTGGTGCTGATGACCGTATTCAACCAGTTCAATGCGCGCCAGGCTGCGCCCAATACCATGGAATATTCCCAATTCATGGAAGAGGCCAAGGCCGGGCGTATTTCGAAGGTGGTCGTCGATGGCCGCGTGGTCAAGGCGACCACGCAGGAAGGGCGGTCGCTCACGATCTATACCCCGGGTAACCAGGATTTGTGGATGGTGTCCGACCTGATGCGCTTCGGGGTGGCGGTGAGTGCGGCAAAGCCGGAAGAAGAGCAGTCTTTCCTCACCAGCATCTTTGTTTCCTGGTTCCCGATGCTGCTGCTGATCGGCGTGTGGATTTTCTTCATGCGCCAGATGCAGGGCGGTGGTAAGGGTGGGGCGTTTTCCTTCGGCAAGAGCAAGGCCCGCATGCTTGACGAATCGGCGAACTCCGTGACGTTTGCCGACGTTGCCGGCTGCGATGAGGCCAAGGAGGAAGTCGCCGAACTGGTCGAATTCCTGCGCGACCCGTCCAAGTTCCAGAAGCTGGGCGGCCGCATTCCCAAGGGCGTGTTGATGGTGGGCTCCCCCGGCACCGGCAAGACCTTGCTCGCCAAGGCGATCGCGGGTGAGGCCAAGGTGCCGTTCTTCTCGATTTCCGGTTCCGACTTCGTCGAAATGTTCGTTGGCGTGGGCGCCGCCCGCGTTCGCGACATGTTCGAACAGGCCAAGAAGCACGCACCGTGCATCATCTTCATCGACGAAATCGATGCCGTGGGTCGCCAACGTGGGGCCGGCATGGGTGGCGGCAACGATGAGCGCGAACAGACGCTGAACCAGTTGCTGGTCGAGATGGATGGTTTCGAAGGTCAGACCGGCGTGATCGTGATTGCCGCGACCAACCGTCCGGACGTTCTCGACCCGGCCTTGCTGCGTCCGGGCCGGTTTGACCGCCAGGTGGTTGTTTCCCTGCCGGACATCCGCGGCCGCGAGCAGATCCTCAAGGTGCATATGCGCAAGGTGCCGATCGCGCCGGACGTCGATCCGCAGGTGCTGGCGCGGGGCACGCCGGGTTTTGCGGGTGCGGACCTTGCCAACCTTGTTAACGAAGCTGCCCTGTTTGCCGCGCGCAGTAACAAGCGCCTGGTGGACATGGAGGACTTCGAGCGCGCCAAGGACAAGATCATGATGGGCGCCGAACGGCGTTCGGTGGTCATGCCCGAAGAGGAGCGCCGCAATACTGCCTACCATGAGTCCGGCCACGCCGTGGTCGCGAAGCTGCTCGACCGTACCGACCCGGTGCACAAGGTAACGATCATCCCGCGCGGCCGGGCGCTGGGCGTAACGATGCAGTTGCCGACGGAAGACCGCTATAGCCAGGATCGCGAGCGTCTGCTGCAGACGATTACCGTCCTGTTCGGCGGGCGTATCGCCGAAGAGATCTTCATGAAACAGATGACCACTGGAGCGTCGAACGACTTCCAGCGGGCCACCGACCTTGCGCGCCGGATGGTGACGCAATGGGGTATGTCGGACACTTTGGGGCCCATGGTGTACGGCGAGGAAGAGGGCGAGATTTTTCTGGGTCGTCAGGTGACGACGCACCGGAACGTGTCCGAAGCCACAATGCAGAAGGTGGATGCTGAAATCCGGCGTATCGTCGATCAGCAGTATGCGCTGGCGCGCCGGCTGATCGAGGAGAACAGCGACAAGGTCGAAGCGATGACGCGGGCGCTGCTGGAGTGGGAAACCATTGATGCCGAGCAGGTCAGCGACATCATGGCTGGGCGCCCGCCGCGGGCACCGAAGCCGGCCAGCCCGCCACTACCCCGCTCGCGTGACGACTCTCCCGGGGCCGCGCCGACGGCGGCTGCTCCTGCAGCCTGA
- the carB gene encoding carbamoyl-phosphate synthase large subunit, translating into MPKRTDIKSILIIGAGPIVIGQACEFDYSGAQACKALREEGYKVVLVNSNPATIMTDPETADVTYIEPITWQVVERIIEKERPDAVLPTMGGQTALNCALDLARHGVLEKYGVELIGASGEAIDKAEDRLKFKDAMTKIGLGSARSGIAHSLEEALQVQGGIGFPVIIRPSFTLGGTGGGIAYNMEEFHDICKRGLEASPTNELLIEESLLGWKEYEMEVVRDRADNCIIVCSIENLDPMGVHTGDSITVAPAQTLTDKEYQILRNASIAVLREIGVDTGGSNVQFAINPKDGRMIVIEMNPRVSRSSALASKATGFPIAKVAAKLAVGYTLDELKNDITGGATPASFEPSIDYVVTKIPRFAFEKFPAANDRLTTQMKSVGEVMAMGRTFQESFQKALRGLEVGVYGLDEVEADREDLEHELANPGAQRIWYVGQAFREGMTQEQVHNLTKIDPWFLAQIEDIVLTEKSLAGRSLKAMQAAELRDLKKKGFSDRRIAKLLGTDETAVRLQRHSLGVRPVFKRVDTCAAEFATSTAYMYSSYEEECEARPTDKKKIMVLGGGPNRIGQGIEFDYCCVHAALALREDGYETIMVNCNPETVSTDYDTSDRLYFEPITLEDILEIVHIEKPVGVIVQFGGQTPLKRAQALQDNGVPIIGTSPDMIDAAEDRERFQKLLNDLGLKQPPNRTARTPEAAVRLAAEIGYPLVVRPSYVLGGRAMEIVHEQKDLERYMREAVKVSNESPVLLDRFLNDATEVDVDALSDGEQVIIGGIMEHIEQAGVHSGDSACSLPPYTLSAKLQDELRRQTEAMARALNVVGLMNVQFAIQGEGDNAVVYVLEVNPRASRTVPFVSKACSLPLAKIAARCMAGQSLASQGVTGEVIPPYYSVKEAVFPFVKFPGVDTILGPEMKSTGEVMGVGRSFAEAFVKSQLAASIRLPTSGAAFISVKPTDRPAAVEVARELHELGFSLVATKGTGAALEAAGLPVTAVNKVNEGRPHVVDMIKNNEIALVINTVEEKRQAINDSRSIRTSALAAKVTVYTTIEGARAACMGMRHLSGLEVYAVQDLHNELKQIA; encoded by the coding sequence ATGCCGAAACGTACCGACATTAAGAGCATCCTGATCATCGGCGCTGGCCCGATCGTCATCGGTCAGGCGTGCGAGTTTGATTATTCCGGCGCCCAGGCCTGCAAGGCCCTGCGCGAGGAAGGCTACAAGGTCGTCCTGGTCAATTCGAACCCGGCGACGATCATGACCGACCCGGAAACGGCGGATGTGACCTATATCGAGCCGATCACCTGGCAGGTGGTCGAGCGCATCATCGAGAAGGAGCGCCCGGACGCCGTGCTCCCGACCATGGGCGGCCAGACCGCGCTCAACTGTGCGCTCGATCTGGCACGCCACGGCGTGCTGGAAAAGTACGGCGTCGAGTTGATCGGTGCCTCGGGCGAGGCGATCGACAAGGCCGAGGATCGCCTGAAGTTCAAGGACGCGATGACCAAGATCGGTCTCGGTTCGGCGCGCTCCGGCATTGCCCACAGCCTCGAAGAAGCGCTGCAGGTGCAAGGCGGCATCGGCTTTCCGGTGATCATCCGCCCGAGCTTCACGCTGGGCGGCACTGGCGGCGGCATCGCCTACAACATGGAAGAGTTCCATGACATCTGCAAGCGTGGGCTGGAGGCGAGCCCGACCAACGAACTGTTGATCGAAGAGTCGCTGCTCGGCTGGAAAGAGTACGAAATGGAGGTCGTGCGCGACCGCGCCGACAACTGCATCATCGTCTGCTCGATCGAGAACCTCGATCCGATGGGCGTGCACACCGGCGACTCCATCACCGTTGCCCCGGCCCAGACGCTGACCGACAAGGAATACCAGATCCTGCGCAACGCCTCGATCGCGGTGCTGCGCGAGATCGGCGTGGATACCGGCGGTTCCAACGTGCAGTTCGCGATCAATCCGAAGGACGGTCGGATGATCGTCATCGAGATGAACCCGCGCGTGTCGCGCTCCTCCGCGCTGGCCTCCAAGGCCACCGGCTTCCCGATCGCCAAGGTCGCCGCCAAGCTGGCGGTCGGCTACACGCTGGACGAGCTGAAGAACGACATCACCGGCGGCGCGACTCCGGCGTCCTTCGAGCCGTCGATCGACTACGTCGTCACCAAGATTCCGCGCTTCGCATTCGAGAAGTTCCCGGCGGCGAACGATCGCCTGACCACCCAGATGAAGTCGGTGGGTGAGGTCATGGCCATGGGTCGTACCTTCCAGGAGTCCTTCCAGAAGGCGCTGCGCGGGCTGGAAGTCGGTGTCTACGGACTGGACGAGGTCGAAGCCGACCGTGAGGACCTCGAGCACGAACTGGCCAACCCGGGCGCCCAGCGCATCTGGTACGTGGGTCAGGCCTTCCGTGAAGGCATGACGCAAGAGCAGGTGCACAACCTGACCAAGATCGACCCCTGGTTCCTCGCCCAGATCGAAGACATCGTTCTCACCGAGAAGTCGCTGGCCGGCCGTTCGCTGAAAGCGATGCAGGCCGCCGAACTGCGCGACCTGAAGAAGAAAGGGTTCTCCGACCGCCGCATCGCCAAGTTGCTCGGCACCGACGAAACCGCGGTGCGCCTGCAGCGCCACTCGCTCGGCGTGCGCCCGGTGTTCAAGCGTGTCGATACCTGCGCGGCCGAGTTCGCCACGTCCACCGCCTACATGTACTCCTCCTACGAGGAAGAGTGCGAGGCGCGCCCGACCGACAAGAAGAAGATCATGGTGCTCGGCGGCGGTCCGAACCGCATTGGCCAGGGCATCGAGTTCGACTACTGCTGCGTGCATGCGGCGCTCGCCCTGCGCGAGGACGGGTACGAGACCATCATGGTCAACTGCAACCCGGAAACCGTATCCACCGACTACGACACCTCGGACCGCCTCTACTTCGAGCCGATCACGCTCGAGGACATCCTCGAGATCGTGCACATCGAAAAGCCGGTCGGCGTGATCGTGCAGTTCGGTGGTCAGACCCCGCTCAAGCGCGCCCAGGCGCTGCAGGACAACGGCGTGCCCATCATCGGCACCAGCCCGGACATGATCGACGCCGCAGAAGACCGCGAGCGCTTCCAGAAGCTGCTCAACGACCTCGGCCTCAAGCAGCCGCCCAACCGCACCGCGCGCACGCCGGAAGCGGCGGTGCGCCTGGCGGCCGAAATCGGCTATCCGCTGGTGGTGCGTCCGTCCTACGTGCTGGGCGGCCGGGCGATGGAAATCGTCCATGAACAGAAGGACCTCGAGCGCTACATGCGCGAGGCGGTGAAGGTCTCCAACGAGTCGCCGGTGCTGCTCGACCGCTTCCTCAACGACGCCACCGAAGTCGACGTCGATGCGCTGTCCGACGGCGAGCAGGTCATCATCGGCGGCATCATGGAGCACATCGAACAGGCCGGCGTCCATTCGGGCGACTCCGCCTGCTCGCTGCCGCCCTACACGCTGTCGGCCAAGCTGCAGGACGAACTGCGCCGTCAGACCGAAGCGATGGCGCGTGCGCTCAATGTCGTCGGCCTGATGAACGTCCAGTTCGCCATCCAGGGTGAAGGCGACAACGCCGTGGTCTACGTGCTGGAAGTCAATCCGCGCGCTTCGCGTACCGTGCCGTTCGTTTCCAAGGCCTGCTCGCTGCCGCTGGCCAAGATTGCCGCGCGCTGCATGGCGGGCCAGAGCCTTGCGAGCCAGGGGGTGACGGGTGAGGTCATTCCGCCGTATTACTCGGTGAAGGAAGCGGTGTTCCCGTTCGTGAAGTTCCCGGGGGTCGATACCATCCTCGGGCCCGAGATGAAGTCCACCGGCGAGGTCATGGGCGTGGGCCGCAGCTTTGCCGAAGCCTTCGTCAAGAGCCAGCTCGCGGCGAGCATCCGGTTGCCGACTTCCGGCGCCGCGTTCATCAGCGTGAAGCCGACCGACCGTCCGGCCGCCGTGGAAGTCGCGCGCGAACTGCACGAACTCGGGTTCAGCTTGGTGGCCACCAAGGGTACCGGCGCTGCGCTGGAGGCCGCCGGTCTGCCGGTGACCGCGGTGAACAAGGTCAACGAAGGCCGCCCGCACGTGGTCGACATGATCAAGAACAACGAGATTGCGCTGGTCATCAATACCGTTGAGGAAAAGCGCCAGGCGATCAACGACTCCCGCTCGATCCGCACCTCGGCGCTCGCGGCCAAGGTTACCGTCTATACCACCATCGAGGGTGCCCGCGCCGCCTGCATGGGCATGCGCCACCTTTCCGGGCTTGAAGTGTATGCGGTGCAGGATCTGCACAACGAACTGAAGCAGATCGCATGA
- the rlmE gene encoding 23S rRNA (uridine(2552)-2'-O)-methyltransferase RlmE, which yields MKRNKTSKAWMHEHLNDTYVQRANAEGYRARAAYKLMEIDERDRLLRPGRVVVDLGAAPGSWCQVARQRVGSDGRVLALDILPMDPVPGVDFLQGDFTEDAVLAELESRLAGAAVDLVLSDMAPNLSGVATVDQARSIYLCELALDFARRHLKPGGQFLVKVFQGEGFMGFRKAMDEVFLSVQVRKPKASRDRSAEVYLLGVGLR from the coding sequence ATGAAGCGGAACAAGACCAGCAAGGCGTGGATGCACGAGCATCTGAACGACACCTACGTGCAACGCGCGAATGCCGAGGGATACCGTGCGCGCGCCGCGTACAAGTTGATGGAGATCGACGAGCGGGACCGGCTGTTGAGACCAGGGCGCGTCGTTGTCGACCTTGGCGCTGCGCCGGGGTCGTGGTGTCAGGTGGCGCGCCAGCGTGTCGGTTCCGATGGGCGAGTGCTTGCGCTGGACATTCTCCCGATGGACCCGGTCCCCGGCGTGGATTTCCTCCAGGGCGATTTCACCGAGGACGCGGTTCTGGCGGAACTCGAATCTCGCCTCGCCGGTGCGGCGGTAGACCTTGTGCTTTCAGACATGGCCCCCAACTTGTCCGGTGTGGCAACGGTCGATCAGGCGCGCTCCATTTACTTGTGCGAACTCGCGCTGGATTTCGCCCGGCGACATCTCAAGCCCGGCGGTCAGTTCCTGGTGAAGGTGTTTCAGGGGGAAGGCTTCATGGGATTCCGCAAGGCCATGGACGAAGTGTTCCTTTCGGTTCAGGTTCGCAAGCCGAAGGCGTCGCGGGACCGCAGTGCGGAGGTCTATCTGCTAGGCGTCGGTTTGCGCTGA
- the folP gene encoding dihydropteroate synthase — translation MPNFVCGRFELDLTQPRIMAIINVTDDSFSGDGLRGNLDGALNKAERALAEGADILDLGAESTRPGSDPVPEQQEIDRLVPLIEALQGCGVPLSVDTLKPSVMRAALAAGADLINDVNGFRAEGAVEAVAAGTAGLCVMHMQGEPRTMQQAPQYANVVDEVGAFLVQRTEVLLRAGVRRERVLLDPGFGFGKSTEHNLALVRGLGVLRDLGYPLLVGLSRKSLLGAITGKPVEARGPASVAAALMAVQHGAAIVRVHDVAPTRDALAVWQAMS, via the coding sequence ATGCCGAATTTCGTATGCGGTCGGTTTGAACTCGATCTGACGCAGCCACGCATCATGGCCATCATCAACGTGACCGATGATTCATTCTCGGGTGATGGCTTGAGAGGAAATCTGGACGGGGCCTTGAATAAGGCGGAGCGCGCCCTGGCCGAAGGGGCGGATATCCTCGACCTCGGCGCGGAGTCCACCCGTCCGGGCAGTGATCCGGTACCCGAGCAGCAGGAGATCGACCGGCTGGTACCGCTTATCGAGGCCTTGCAGGGCTGCGGTGTGCCGCTATCGGTGGACACGCTGAAGCCTTCGGTGATGCGCGCCGCGCTTGCTGCAGGTGCGGACCTGATCAACGACGTCAACGGATTCCGGGCGGAAGGCGCGGTCGAGGCTGTGGCGGCCGGCACAGCGGGGCTCTGCGTGATGCACATGCAGGGCGAACCGCGGACGATGCAGCAGGCGCCCCAGTACGCCAATGTCGTCGATGAGGTCGGCGCCTTTCTGGTTCAGCGAACGGAAGTGCTCCTGCGGGCAGGAGTCCGTCGCGAGCGGGTGTTGCTGGATCCCGGATTCGGTTTCGGCAAGAGCACCGAGCACAACCTGGCCCTGGTTCGCGGACTCGGGGTGCTTCGTGATCTCGGCTACCCGTTGTTGGTGGGTTTGTCGCGCAAGAGTCTGTTGGGCGCGATCACCGGCAAGCCGGTGGAGGCGCGTGGTCCGGCCAGTGTGGCTGCGGCGCTGATGGCGGTTCAGCACGGCGCCGCGATCGTTCGTGTGCACGATGTGGCGCCGACCCGCGATGCACTCGCGGTGTGGCAAGCAATGTCATAA